The following coding sequences are from one Streptomyces sp. NBC_01232 window:
- a CDS encoding (2,3-dihydroxybenzoyl)adenylate synthase, with the protein MTPMLDGCTPWPEAFVDRYWAAGHWQGNTLDNLLRGWARHHGPRTALVHGGTRVTYAQLNRRVDRMAAGFRLRGLRPGQRVVVQLPNVPEFVITVFALMRTGVVPVLCPVTHRAAEVSRLVRVSQAVGHVGPPAHEGFDLVAMAADIAARGPFLRRVFTLEAPGEASPYGGFSIDAAGCQYYPLASVDSPPERPLPQSAAQVAFFLLSDGAGAEPALVPRTHNDYAYQVRAAAGLVSLTEDDVYLAALPAGDNFAFGCPGIVGTLSVGGTVVLAESADPAACFPVIERERVTVTSVVPAVAEGWLDALASVRADVSSLRLVQIGGAPLPRATAVRVGPELGCRVQQVSGRAEGPLTLTRPADPDESVLSTQGRPLSPDDEIRVVGADGAEVPDGEPGELIARGPCTPRGYYRAPDLNARSFTPDGWFRTGDLARRTPDGNLVVTGRLQDAPSGR; encoded by the coding sequence ATGACACCCATGCTCGACGGCTGTACCCCCTGGCCCGAGGCGTTCGTCGACCGCTACTGGGCGGCCGGGCACTGGCAGGGCAACACGCTCGACAACCTGCTCCGCGGCTGGGCCCGGCACCACGGGCCGCGGACCGCGCTCGTGCACGGCGGCACCCGCGTCACGTACGCGCAACTGAACCGGCGCGTGGACCGGATGGCCGCCGGCTTCCGGCTGCGCGGCCTGCGGCCCGGGCAGCGGGTCGTCGTCCAGCTGCCGAACGTTCCCGAGTTCGTCATCACCGTCTTCGCGCTGATGCGCACCGGCGTGGTCCCCGTGCTCTGCCCGGTGACGCACCGGGCGGCCGAGGTGTCCCGCCTCGTGCGGGTCAGCCAGGCCGTGGGTCACGTCGGGCCGCCGGCCCACGAGGGGTTCGACCTCGTGGCGATGGCGGCGGACATCGCGGCCCGAGGGCCTTTCCTGCGGCGGGTGTTCACCCTGGAGGCGCCTGGCGAGGCGTCCCCGTACGGCGGCTTCAGCATCGACGCGGCGGGCTGCCAGTACTACCCCTTGGCCTCCGTCGACTCACCGCCGGAGCGGCCGCTCCCGCAGAGCGCCGCCCAGGTGGCCTTCTTCCTGCTCTCCGACGGTGCGGGCGCGGAGCCCGCGCTCGTGCCGCGCACCCACAACGACTACGCCTACCAGGTGCGGGCCGCCGCCGGGCTGGTGTCGCTCACCGAGGACGACGTCTACCTCGCCGCGCTGCCCGCCGGGGACAACTTCGCCTTCGGCTGCCCCGGCATCGTCGGCACCCTCTCGGTCGGCGGCACCGTCGTGCTGGCCGAGAGCGCGGACCCCGCCGCGTGCTTCCCGGTCATCGAACGGGAGCGGGTCACCGTCACGTCGGTGGTGCCCGCCGTCGCCGAGGGCTGGCTGGACGCGCTCGCGTCGGTCCGGGCCGATGTGAGCAGTCTGCGTCTCGTGCAGATCGGCGGCGCTCCCCTGCCCCGGGCGACCGCCGTACGCGTGGGTCCCGAACTGGGCTGCCGCGTGCAGCAGGTGTCGGGCCGGGCCGAGGGACCGCTCACGCTCACCCGGCCCGCCGATCCGGACGAGAGCGTGCTCTCCACACAGGGCCGCCCGCTCTCGCCCGACGACGAGATCCGCGTGGTCGGCGCCGACGGCGCGGAGGTGCCCGACGGCGAGCCGGGCGAACTCATCGCCCGCGGCCCCTGCACGCCTCGCGGCTACTACCGGGCGCCCGACCTCAACGCACGCTCCTTCACCCCCGACGGCTGGTTCCGCACCGGAGACCTCGCACGCCGCACCCCCGACGGCAACCTGGTGGTGACGGGCCGCCTGCAGGATGCGCCGTCCGGCCGCTGA
- a CDS encoding sigma-70 family RNA polymerase sigma factor: MDGNSGLTERFEEHRSHLRAVSYRMLGSLAEADDAVQETWLRLSRSDVGAVENLGGWLTTVVSRVCLNMLRSRESRREDSLDASPADRVAGREDTVDPEQEAVLADSVGLALLVVLDRLAPAERLAFVLHDLFAVPFDEIAPMIEKSPVATRQLASRARRRVRGAPLASEADPSRRRLVVEAFLAATRGGNFDALVTLLHPDVVLRADAAVVPAHAPVLLRGAVTVARSAMAAMQRAQATTPALVDGLVGLAMAPLGRLFLVLGFTIEDGLITEIDIVADPVRLDALELAALDI, from the coding sequence GTGGACGGGAATTCAGGGCTGACGGAGCGTTTCGAAGAGCACCGCTCTCATCTGAGAGCGGTGTCCTACCGCATGCTCGGTTCGCTCGCCGAGGCCGATGACGCCGTACAGGAGACCTGGCTGCGCCTGAGCCGCTCCGACGTCGGTGCGGTGGAGAACCTCGGCGGATGGCTGACGACGGTCGTGTCCCGCGTGTGCCTGAACATGCTGCGCTCGCGCGAGTCCCGCCGCGAGGACTCCCTGGACGCGTCGCCCGCCGACCGCGTCGCCGGCCGTGAGGACACCGTCGACCCCGAACAGGAGGCCGTACTGGCCGACTCCGTCGGGCTGGCGCTGCTCGTCGTGCTCGACCGGCTGGCTCCCGCCGAGCGGCTCGCGTTCGTGCTGCACGACTTGTTCGCCGTGCCCTTCGACGAGATCGCCCCGATGATCGAGAAGTCCCCCGTGGCCACCCGTCAGCTCGCGAGCCGCGCCCGCCGCCGGGTCCGGGGAGCACCTCTGGCGTCCGAGGCCGATCCGAGCCGCCGGCGCCTCGTGGTGGAGGCCTTCCTCGCCGCCACCCGCGGCGGGAACTTCGACGCGCTCGTCACCCTGCTCCACCCCGACGTGGTGCTCCGGGCCGATGCGGCCGTCGTGCCCGCCCACGCCCCGGTCCTCCTGCGCGGCGCGGTCACCGTCGCCAGGAGCGCGATGGCCGCCATGCAGCGGGCGCAGGCCACGACGCCGGCCCTCGTCGACGGGCTGGTCGGCCTGGCGATGGCCCCGCTGGGACGGCTGTTCCTCGTGCTCGGCTTCACGATCGAGGACGGGCTGATCACGGAGATCGACATCGTGGCGGACCCCGTGCGTCTGGATGCGCTCGAACTCGCCGCGCTCGACATCTGA
- a CDS encoding HIT family protein, translating to MPTPMPMGREPMDREPMDLRAYVERTRGGPCFVCAYLAGHPGFVHETIHEDEHHVAFLDRWPTLPGKVLVAPRAHIEHAVRDLDAAAYTRLMLVVREVALAVEDVLDCERTYLYSLGSRQGNAHLHWHIAALPPGVPYEQQQFHALMTENGVLSRSAEEQAATATLLRAALAARGVLAPPP from the coding sequence GTGCCGACACCGATGCCGATGGGCCGTGAACCGATGGACCGTGAGCCGATGGATCTCCGGGCGTACGTCGAACGGACCCGCGGCGGGCCGTGCTTCGTGTGCGCCTACCTCGCCGGGCACCCCGGCTTCGTGCACGAGACGATCCACGAGGACGAGCACCACGTGGCCTTCCTCGACCGCTGGCCCACGCTTCCCGGAAAGGTCCTGGTGGCTCCCAGGGCACATATCGAACATGCCGTCCGCGACCTGGACGCGGCGGCCTACACCCGGCTGATGCTCGTCGTACGGGAGGTCGCGCTCGCGGTCGAGGACGTCCTCGACTGCGAGCGGACCTACCTGTACTCGCTGGGGAGCCGGCAGGGCAACGCCCACCTGCACTGGCACATCGCGGCGCTGCCGCCCGGGGTCCCGTACGAACAGCAGCAGTTCCACGCCCTCATGACCGAGAACGGCGTCCTGTCGCGGTCGGCCGAGGAGCAGGCGGCGACGGCGACGCTCCTGCGCGCGGCCCTCGCCGCGCGCGGGGTGCTCGCACCGCCTCCGTGA
- a CDS encoding ABC transporter ATP-binding protein has translation MDMEVTAWTSLHSAINAQQDRRPFSRAGLRRVAAFARPHRRGLTLFLLLSVVTALLAVATPVLASRVVTTIVEGRDSGAVTRLALLIAVIAVAEAGLGLLTRRLSATLGEGLILDLRTAVFDHVQRMPVAFFTRTRTGALVSRLNNDVIGAQRAFSNTLSGVVSNTVTLLLTLVVMLSISWQITLLALVLLPVFVLPARRMGARMAAMQREASALDAAMGTQMTERFSAPGATLVKLFGRPADESAEFAARAARVRDIGIRTAMAQSAFITALTLVSALALALVYGLGGYYALRGSLDAGSVVALALLLTRLYAPLTALAGARVEVMSAMVSFERVFEILDLQPLIAQKPDARRVPEGPVAVEFDRVSFGYPAADKVSLASLEEVATLDARGGTQVLHEVSFRAEPGQMVALVGSSGAGKSTIAQLLPRLYDADAGAVRLGGIDVRDLSAESIRDTLGMVTQDGHLFHESVRANLLLARPEASEEEIWEALRRSRLDGLVASLPDGLDTVVGERGYRLSGGERQRLTIARLLLARQRVVILDEATAHLDSTSEAAVQEALGEALAGRTAVVIAHRLSTVQAADLILVVEDGRIVERGTHTGLLAAGGRYEELYRTQFAVSGGEAPVSGA, from the coding sequence ATGGACATGGAAGTCACCGCCTGGACGTCGCTCCACAGCGCGATCAACGCCCAGCAGGACCGTCGCCCGTTCTCCCGGGCCGGCCTGCGCCGCGTCGCCGCCTTCGCCCGCCCGCACCGCCGCGGGCTCACCCTCTTCCTTCTGCTGAGCGTGGTGACCGCCCTGCTCGCGGTGGCCACGCCGGTGCTCGCCAGCCGGGTCGTCACCACCATCGTGGAGGGGCGCGACAGCGGCGCGGTCACCCGGCTGGCCCTGCTCATCGCGGTGATCGCGGTCGCGGAGGCGGGGCTAGGGCTGCTGACCCGCCGGCTGTCCGCCACCCTCGGCGAGGGGCTGATCCTGGACCTGCGGACGGCGGTCTTCGACCACGTGCAGCGGATGCCGGTCGCCTTCTTCACCCGGACCCGGACCGGAGCCCTGGTCAGCCGCCTCAACAATGACGTGATCGGCGCCCAGCGGGCCTTCAGCAACACCCTGTCGGGGGTGGTCTCCAACACGGTCACCCTGCTGCTGACCCTCGTGGTGATGCTCAGCATCTCCTGGCAGATCACCCTGCTGGCGCTGGTGCTGCTGCCGGTGTTCGTGCTGCCGGCCCGCCGGATGGGCGCACGGATGGCGGCGATGCAGCGGGAGGCCTCAGCGCTGGACGCGGCGATGGGCACCCAGATGACCGAGCGGTTCTCGGCGCCCGGCGCGACGCTGGTGAAGCTCTTCGGGCGGCCGGCCGACGAGTCCGCGGAGTTCGCGGCCCGCGCGGCCCGCGTACGCGACATCGGGATCCGTACGGCAATGGCCCAGTCGGCCTTCATCACCGCCCTCACCCTCGTCTCGGCCCTGGCCCTCGCGCTGGTCTACGGGCTCGGCGGGTACTACGCCCTGCGCGGCTCGCTCGACGCCGGTTCCGTCGTCGCCCTCGCCCTGCTCCTGACCCGGCTGTACGCCCCGCTGACCGCGCTCGCCGGGGCCCGCGTCGAGGTGATGAGCGCAATGGTGAGCTTCGAGCGGGTCTTCGAGATCCTCGACCTGCAGCCGCTCATCGCACAGAAGCCGGACGCCCGCCGGGTCCCGGAAGGGCCGGTGGCCGTGGAGTTCGACCGGGTCTCCTTCGGATACCCCGCCGCCGACAAGGTCTCGCTCGCCTCCCTGGAGGAGGTCGCCACCCTCGACGCCCGGGGCGGGACGCAGGTGCTGCACGAGGTGTCCTTCCGGGCCGAGCCGGGCCAGATGGTCGCCCTGGTCGGCTCCTCCGGCGCCGGCAAGTCGACGATCGCGCAGCTGCTGCCCCGGCTGTACGACGCGGACGCGGGCGCGGTCCGCCTGGGCGGGATCGACGTACGGGACCTTTCGGCCGAGTCGATCCGCGACACGCTCGGCATGGTCACCCAGGACGGACACCTCTTCCACGAGTCGGTGCGGGCCAATCTGCTGCTGGCCCGGCCGGAGGCCTCCGAGGAGGAGATCTGGGAGGCCCTGCGGCGCTCGCGCCTCGACGGGCTCGTCGCCTCACTGCCGGACGGCCTGGACACGGTGGTCGGGGAGCGCGGGTACCGGCTGTCGGGCGGGGAGCGGCAGCGGCTGACCATCGCCCGGCTGCTGCTGGCCCGGCAGCGCGTGGTGATCCTCGACGAGGCCACCGCGCACCTGGACTCGACCTCGGAGGCCGCGGTGCAGGAGGCCCTGGGCGAGGCCCTGGCGGGCCGGACCGCGGTGGTGATCGCGCACCGGCTGTCGACCGTGCAGGCGGCGGACCTGATCCTGGTGGTCGAGGACGGCCGGATCGTGGAACGGGGCACGCACACCGGGCTGCTGGCGGCCGGCGGCCGCTACGAGGAGCTGTACCGCACCCAGTTCGCGGTGTCGGGCGGCGAGGCACCGGTGTCGGGAGCATGA
- a CDS encoding VOC family protein, with the protein MDIKLELVAVPVSDVDRAKAFYEKLGFNADHDVTVSEDIRFVQLTPPGSACSIAIGRGLTRMTPGSLDNMQVVVTDIEEAYEDLRGRGVEVTEIQDLPWGSFVYFSDPDGNGWAVQQTTPRKTADTP; encoded by the coding sequence ATGGACATCAAACTGGAACTCGTCGCCGTCCCCGTCAGCGATGTCGACCGGGCCAAGGCCTTCTACGAGAAGCTCGGCTTCAACGCCGACCACGACGTCACCGTCAGCGAGGACATCCGCTTCGTCCAGCTGACCCCACCGGGCTCGGCGTGCTCGATCGCGATCGGCAGGGGGCTGACCCGGATGACCCCGGGGTCGCTGGACAACATGCAGGTGGTCGTCACGGACATCGAGGAGGCGTACGAGGACCTGCGCGGTCGGGGGGTGGAGGTGACCGAGATCCAGGACCTGCCGTGGGGCTCCTTCGTCTATTTCTCCGACCCGGACGGCAACGGCTGGGCGGTCCAGCAGACCACCCCGCGCAAGACGGCGGACACCCCCTGA
- a CDS encoding FadR/GntR family transcriptional regulator, which yields MTTAGSPGQGQGLHTHVLDTLGLAITAGEYLPGSVLRTDEITERFDASRTVVREVIRVLESMHLVESRRRVGVTVRPTDEWNVYDPRVIRWRLAGTDRPRQLRSLTVLRSAIEPVAAGLAATLATPDQCAELTEAALGMVRTSRGHQLEGYLRHDIAFHRVVLNASGNEMFARLGDVVAEVLTGRTEHAVMFHDPDPAAVTLHVQVAEAVRERDAARAEALTRRIAVGALEELDVLAP from the coding sequence ATGACCACCGCAGGCAGTCCCGGGCAGGGGCAGGGGCTCCACACCCATGTGCTGGACACCCTCGGCCTCGCGATCACGGCGGGGGAGTACCTCCCGGGCAGCGTCCTGCGCACGGACGAGATCACCGAACGCTTCGATGCCTCCCGCACCGTCGTACGGGAGGTCATCCGCGTCCTGGAGTCGATGCACCTGGTCGAGTCCCGCCGACGGGTCGGCGTCACGGTGCGCCCCACCGACGAGTGGAACGTCTACGACCCTCGCGTGATCCGCTGGCGGCTCGCCGGCACGGACCGGCCCCGGCAGCTGCGTTCCCTCACCGTGCTGCGATCCGCGATCGAGCCGGTCGCGGCCGGTCTCGCCGCGACCCTGGCCACACCGGATCAGTGCGCCGAACTCACCGAGGCGGCCCTCGGCATGGTCCGCACCTCGCGCGGCCACCAGCTGGAGGGCTATCTGCGGCACGACATCGCGTTCCACCGGGTGGTGCTCAACGCCTCCGGCAACGAGATGTTCGCCCGCCTCGGGGACGTCGTCGCCGAAGTCCTGACCGGCCGCACCGAACACGCGGTGATGTTCCACGATCCCGACCCCGCCGCCGTCACCCTGCACGTCCAGGTCGCCGAGGCGGTGCGCGAGCGGGACGCGGCGCGCGCCGAGGCGCTGACCCGCCGCATCGCGGTGGGTGCGCTGGAGGAACTGGACGTGCTCGCGCCCTGA